A genomic stretch from Arachis stenosperma cultivar V10309 chromosome 3, arast.V10309.gnm1.PFL2, whole genome shotgun sequence includes:
- the LOC130970590 gene encoding uncharacterized protein LOC130970590 → MAAIGTNTKNSQHSRHNSLPNAPHPLVSQLEEHLQRLKTSEATISSSSVSHKLDGLKDLHDCADKLIQLPIEQKALAQECSNKQIDELLEGSLKLLDICSTAKDFLVQSKENMLEIQSVIRRKRGDGSNFTAACAEYLNSRKTMQKTMRKSLENLKTMKNDGKASSSSKDNNTSSMLTTFKEAEDVTLSSLECLLLLISGPRRSSKGSKWSVISKLMQPKRIACDSQESDMNEFEKVDADLHSLISHKPSSTDNFQINMENLEMCIQNLEIGIEHLSRKLIRNRVSLLNIFNH, encoded by the coding sequence ATGGCAGCCATAGGAACAAACACTAAAAACTCTCAGCACTCTCGCCATAACAGCTTGCCCAATGCACCTCATCCACTTGTTTCACAATTAGAAGAGCACCTGCAAAGATTGAAGACTTCTGAAGCCACCATATCATCATCTTCAGTAAGCCACAAACTAGATGGCTTGAAGGATTTGCATGACTGCGCCGATAAGTTGATTCAATTGCCAATAGAACAAAAAGCCTTAGCACAAGAATGCAGCAACAAACAGATTGATGAACTACTTGAAGGGTCTTTGAAGTTGTTGGATATCTGCAGTACAGCTAAGGATTTCCTTGTCCAATCAAAGGAAAACATGCTGGAAATTCAGTCTGTCATTCGAAgaaagagaggtgatggatccAACTTCACAGCTGCATGTGCAGAGTACTTGAATTCAAGAAAAACAATGCAAAAGACGATGCGAAAGTCCTTggaaaatttgaaaacaatgAAGAATGATGGCAAAGCTTCTTCCTCAAGCAAAGACAACAACACATCCTCCATGCTTACCACCTTTAAGGAAGCTGAAGATGTCACCCTGAGCTCACTGGAATGTTTGTTGTTGCTTATCTCCGGCCCAAGGCGAAGTTCGAAAGGGAGTAAATGGTCAGTGATATCCAAGCTGATGCAACCTAAAAGAATAGCCTGTGACTCTCAAGAATCcgacatgaatgaattcgaaaaggTGGATGCAGATTTGCATAGTCTCATCAGTCACAAGCCTTCATCCACAGATAATTTCCAAATCAATATGGAAAATTTGGAGATGTGCATTCAAAATCTAGAAATAGGAATTGAGCACCTCTCAAGAAAATTAATTAGGAACAGAGTTTCCCTTCTCAACATCTTCAACCACTAA
- the LOC130970623 gene encoding uncharacterized protein LOC130970623, with protein MAAATPFSPTSHHQPRSKSLPTRPHPIILQCNQHLANLEASDASSPTSSLLRHKLTDLQTLHDCVEKLVLLPLTQEVLVQEHQEKWVDELLDGSLRLLDVCTAAKDALLHTKECAREVQSIIRRKRGGEMEVAAEVRKFLASRKVVKKAILKALSNLKITAKKGKFCPSNKDQQTVSLVSLLKDVQVNTLSTLESLLNFISGQTQSKSSNWSLVSKLMLNNAKKISCTQEGDQNEFSKVDAALQSCVLLTSKPDSISNLQNQLENLESVIQDFGEGLETLFKRFIKIRVSLLNILNH; from the coding sequence ATGGCGGCAGCAACTCCTTTTAGCCCAACATCTCATCACCAACCACGCTCGAAAAGCTTGCCAACCAGACCGCATCCGATCATACTACAATGCAACCAGCATTTGGCTAATCTAGAGGCTTCAGATGCATCTTCACCTACATCATCTTTGTTAAGGCACAAACTAACTGATCTGCAAACTCTGCATGATTGTGTTGAAAAGTTGGTTTTGCTGCCACTTACTCAAGAAGTCCTTGTCCAAGAGCATCAAGAAAAATGGGTTGATGAACTCTTGGATGGATCTCTAAGGCTCTTAGATGTATGCACTGCAGCAAAGGACGCCCTGCTACATACAAAGGAATGCGCACGCGAGGTTCAATCAATCATCAGaagaaaaaggggtggtgagATGGAAGTTGCAGCAGAGGTAAGGAAATTCTTGGCTTCTAGGAAGGTTGTAAAAAAGGCAATCCTTAAAGCCTTGTCGAATTTGAAGATCACAGCAAAGAAAGGAAAATTCTGTCCTAGCAACAAGGATCAGCAAACTGTGTCTTTGGTTAGCCTCCTGAAAGATGTGCAGGTTAACACACTTTCCACATTGGAGTCATTGCTCAACTTTATATCCGGACAAACGCAATCGAAATCAAGTAACTGGTCCTTGGTTTCTAAGCTAATGCTCAACAATGCTAAGAAGATTTCTTGCACACAAGAGGGGGATCAGAATGAGTTCTCCAAAGTAGATGCTGCATTGCAATCCTGTGTGTTACTTACAAGCAAGCCAGACAGTATCTCTAACTTGCAGAACCAACTGGAGAATTTGGAGTCTGTCATTCAAGACTTTGGAGAAGGACTAGAAACTCTTTTCAAAAGATTTATCAAGATTAGAGTTTCCCTCCTCAACATCCTGAATCACTAG
- the LOC130968949 gene encoding U-box domain-containing protein 44-like yields the protein MNMIMEKRSFSEFMSELVALVDEVASFAMNPEVEIDAFTEFAMLVEKLAPIFSDLSDKITVIENKPSIRKSLESIETSLSRAKALKKSSSLKDPSKHIEDTTHDIGRSLGLLLLELSTDFREKVGTLQKQFMNARFGGNMSLSSSPVSLEFANDVYGGGEIEEEIVNVTIEDVVLQLKNGNDEEFAVALWRLKEFIRDEKLESCLVNEEAVVAVLLNRLRSCKADNRLNIIQLLRNMASGNDDTKEKMAETEFLSAVVKSLTRDAEERREAVGLLLELSDLPAVRRQIGRIQGCIVMLVSILNGSDPIASQGAAKLLDILSSNTQNALHMAEAGYFKPLVQYLKKGSDMNKILMATALSRLVLTDHSKLSLGKDGAIEPLVNMFHTGKLESKLSALNALQNLSSVTENVQLLIRSGIAGSLLQLLFSVTSVLMTLREPASAILARIAQSESIIVNQDVAQQMLSLLNLSSPIIQGHLLEALSSIAAHPRASKVRRKMKEKGALQLILPFLKETNTTTRSKALNLLYTLSKDLTDELSEHLDEAHLIHIVNIVSSSSSDSEKAAALGILSNLPVSDKKVTDILKKANLLSILISNMASSTGSNSPVTRTLAEIVACVIVRFTNPSDKKLQLYSAEQGVIPLLVKLLSSGSSIAKFRAATALAQLSQNSLSLRRSRKSKWFCVNPSVEAYCEVHDGYCYVNSTFCLVKAGAVPALIKILEDKEWEAVEAALIALSTLLQDEICEGGINCIAKNSGVQAIIKILEAGDVKVQEKALWMLDRIFRIEEHRVKYGESAQVFLIDLAQTCDSRLKSTVAKVLAELELLQVQSSYF from the exons CGAGTTTGCCATGTTGGTTGAGAAATTGGCACCAATTTTCAGTGATTTGAGTGACAAAATCACAGTTATAGAAAACAAGCCATCCATCAGAAAATCTTTGGAATCGATTGAAACTTCGCTTAGCCGTGCTAAAGCTTTGAAAAAAAGTTCTAGCTTGAAAGACCCTAGCAAACATATTGAGGACACAACACATGATATTGGTCGATCACTAGGCCTATTGCTCCTTGAATTGTCCACAGATTTTAGAGAAAAGGTTGGTACATTGCAAAAACAGTTTATGAATGCAAGATTTGGTGGGAACATGAGCCTATCTTCAAGTCCAGTATCATTAGAGTTTGCAAATGATGTGTATGGTGGAGGGGAAATAGAAGAGGAAATAGTCAATGTTACTATAGAAGATGTTGTATTGCAACTTAAGAATGGTaatgatgaagaatttgcaGTTGCTCTTTGGAGACTAAAGGAGTTCATCAGGGATGAGAAGCTGGAAAGTTGTTTGGTTAATGAGGAAGCTGTTGTTGCTGTTCTGTTAAATAGACTGCGTTCGTGTAAGGCAGACAATAGACTTAACATCATTCAATTGTTACGAAATATGGCTTCGGGAAATGATGACACAAAG GAGAAGATGGCAGAAACCGAGTTTTTATCAGCAGTGGTGAAGTCTCTAACAAGAGATGCAGAAGAGAGGAGGGAAGCAGTGGGACTGCTGCTAGAACTCTCTGATCTTCCTGCAGTTCGACGGCAAATTGGAAGAATTCAGGGGTGCATTGTAATGTTAGTCTCTATCCTTAATGGAAGCGACCCCATCGCTTCGCAAGGTGCAGCCAAGTTGTTGGATATATTGTCCAGTAATACTCAAAATGCACTTCACATGGCTGAGGCTGGTTACTTTAAGCCTCTAGTGCAGTATTTGAAGAAAG GCTCTGACATGAACAAGATCCTTATGGCAACAGCACTTTCTAGGTTGGTGCTAACTGATCACAGCAAACTTTCCCTCGGCAAAGATGGGGCAATCGAGCCCCTTGTCAACATGTTTCACACTGGCAAACTTGAGTCCAAGTTGTCTGCTCTAAATGCCCTGCAAAATCTTTCCAGTGTGACAGAAAATGTGCAACTTCTTATCAGGTCTGGGATTGCAGGATCATTGCTGCAGCTTCTTTTTTCAGTAACATCTGTGCTAATGACTCTTAGGGAGCCAGCATCTGCTATTCTTGCAAGAATTGCTCAGTCGGAATCTATTATTGTTAATCAGGATGTTGCTCAGCAGATGCTCTCACTCTTGAACCTTTCCAGCCCAATAATTCAAGGCCATCTCTTGGAAGCTCTAAGTAGCATCGCTGCGCATCCTCGCGCATCTAAAGtgagaagaaaaatgaaagaaaaaggaGCACTTCAGCTAATTTTGCCTTTTCTGAAGGAAACTAACACTACAACAAGAAGCAAGGCCCTTAATTTGCTCTATACTCTTTCCAAAGATCTTACAGATGAGTTGAGTGAACATCTTGATGAAGCTCATCTTATTCACATTGTTAATATtgtctcatcatcatcatcagataGTGAAAAGGCTGCAGCTCTTGGCATACTGAGTAATCTTCCAGTTAGTGATAAAAAGGTGACTGATATTCTGAAGAAAGCAAATTTGTTGTCTATTTTAATATCCAATATGGCTTCGAGCACTGGAAGTAACTCGCCTGTGACAAGAACCTTAGCTGAAATTGTTGCTTGTGTTATAGTTAGGTTCACAAATCCTTCTGACAAGAAACTGCAGCTCTATTCAGCTGAACAAGGGGTGATTCCTTTGCTTGTGAAACTTCTCTCAAGTGGTTCATCAATTGCAAAATTCAGAGCTGCGACAGCTTTGGCTCAGTTATCACAAAATTCTCTGTCCCTCAGGAGGAGTAGGAAGTCAAAGTGGTTTTGTGTAAATCCATCAGTAGAAGCATATTGTGAAGTGCATGATGGTTATTGCTATGTGAACTCCACATTTTGTCTGGTCAAGGCTGGTGCTGTTCCGGCACTTATCAAAATACTTGAAGATAAGGAGTGGGAAGCAGTTGAGGCTGCTTTGATTGCCCTTTCAACTCTTTTGCAAGACGAAATCTGTGAAGGCGGCATCAATTGCATAGCCAAGAATTCAGGTGTGCAAgctattatcaaaattttagaAGCAGGTGATGTGAAAGTTCAAGAAAAAGCACTATGGATGTTGGACAGAATATTCAGGATTGAAGAGCACAGAGTAAAATATGGAGAATCAGCTCAGGTTTTTCTTATTGATTTGGCGCAGACGTGTGATTCTCGATTGAAGTCAACTGTTGCAAAAGTTTTGGCAGAGTTGGAGCTCCTGCAAGTTCAATCAAGTTATTTCTGA